From Mycolicibacterium fluoranthenivorans, one genomic window encodes:
- a CDS encoding L,D-transpeptidase codes for MPPAAQVISEKGDPYSNLLEPRLETSTADGAVGVEVDSPITVRASAGVLGAVSLTNDNGKAIAGHLSDDGLTWATAEPLGYNKRYTLRAEALGLAGATHDTMTFRTSSPEDLTMPYVLPNDGEVVGVGQPVAIRFDENILDRSAAEKAITITSQPAVEGAFYWLSDREVRWRPKDYWKPGTTVVVAVNTYGVDLGDGLFGQDDVTSRFTVGDEVIATADDTTKTLTVRVNGAVVKTMPISMGKNSAPTDNGTYVIGDRYRELVMDSSTYGVPVNSAEGYRLEVEYATQMSYSGIYVHAAPWSVNSQGRSNVSHGCLNVSTSNAQWFYDNTKRGDVVQVLNTVGPTLPGTDGLGDWNIPWEQWQAGNAVSPTQ; via the coding sequence ATGCCGCCGGCTGCGCAGGTCATCTCCGAGAAGGGCGACCCGTACTCGAACCTGCTGGAGCCCAGGCTCGAAACATCGACGGCCGACGGAGCAGTCGGCGTCGAGGTGGACTCTCCGATCACCGTCCGAGCCAGCGCGGGGGTGTTGGGCGCGGTCAGCCTGACCAACGACAACGGCAAGGCGATCGCCGGCCACCTCAGCGACGACGGGCTGACATGGGCGACGGCGGAGCCGCTGGGCTACAACAAGCGCTACACGTTGCGGGCCGAAGCATTGGGATTGGCCGGCGCCACACACGACACGATGACGTTTCGGACCAGCTCGCCTGAAGACTTGACGATGCCCTACGTGCTACCCAACGACGGCGAGGTGGTGGGAGTTGGTCAGCCCGTGGCGATCCGGTTCGACGAGAACATTCTCGATCGGTCGGCAGCGGAGAAGGCCATCACCATTACGAGCCAACCTGCCGTCGAGGGCGCGTTCTACTGGCTCAGTGATCGCGAAGTCCGTTGGCGGCCCAAGGATTACTGGAAGCCAGGTACCACCGTCGTCGTCGCAGTGAACACCTACGGGGTGGATCTCGGTGACGGCCTGTTCGGGCAGGACGACGTCACCTCGCGCTTCACCGTGGGCGACGAGGTCATCGCGACTGCCGATGACACCACCAAGACGTTGACCGTCCGGGTCAACGGTGCGGTGGTCAAGACGATGCCGATCTCGATGGGCAAGAACAGTGCTCCGACCGACAACGGCACCTACGTGATCGGTGACCGCTATCGCGAGCTGGTCATGGATTCCTCCACCTACGGTGTCCCGGTGAATTCGGCGGAGGGCTACCGCCTCGAGGTGGAGTACGCCACCCAGATGTCCTACAGCGGCATCTACGTTCACGCCGCACCCTGGTCGGTGAACAGCCAGGGCCGAAGCAACGTCAGCCACGGCTGCCTCAACGTGAGCACCAGCAATGCTCAGTGGTTCTACGACAACACCAAGCGCGGCGACGTCGTCCAGGTCCTCAACACCGTCGGCCCGACGTTGCCGGGCACCGACGGCCTGGGCGATTGGAACATTCCCTGGGAGCAATGGCAGGCCGGGAACGCGGTCAGCCCAACCCAGTAG
- a CDS encoding class I SAM-dependent methyltransferase, with protein sequence MLGVRRVLKAAGRAVPGQGISRRIADARTYWSAMSGEAWASDSHWRTGLGDEAWLEVGRNHLDIFHRFAKGLDLPSGPGRVIEWGCGGGANAVAFAPIASTFLAADIAPESVTECVRQVRAVCQTSVEPVHVDIANPERAVDGREGSCDTFLCLYVIELTAGPEEALRIVRIAERLLVSGGLALIQVKYRTADRRTRGHRRDYRRNLANMTTFGIDEFWLRAIDCGLTPKLITLVPRNRLDARYAYYALIKP encoded by the coding sequence ATGCTCGGCGTGCGCAGAGTTTTGAAGGCCGCCGGTCGAGCCGTGCCCGGGCAGGGGATCTCCCGCAGGATCGCCGACGCGCGCACCTACTGGTCCGCAATGTCGGGTGAGGCGTGGGCGTCGGACTCTCACTGGCGCACCGGTCTTGGCGACGAGGCGTGGCTGGAGGTCGGTCGCAACCACCTCGACATCTTTCACCGGTTCGCCAAGGGACTCGACCTGCCGTCCGGTCCCGGTCGGGTGATCGAGTGGGGCTGCGGCGGCGGTGCGAACGCCGTCGCGTTCGCGCCGATCGCCTCGACGTTCCTGGCCGCAGACATCGCACCCGAGAGTGTCACGGAGTGCGTGCGACAGGTCCGGGCGGTCTGCCAGACCTCCGTCGAACCGGTGCACGTCGACATCGCGAACCCCGAGCGGGCCGTGGACGGCCGCGAAGGATCGTGCGACACGTTTCTGTGCCTCTACGTTATCGAACTCACCGCAGGCCCGGAGGAGGCGCTTCGCATCGTTCGGATCGCCGAGCGGTTGTTGGTCAGCGGTGGACTGGCCTTGATCCAGGTGAAGTACCGGACCGCGGATCGCCGTACCCGCGGTCATCGCCGCGACTACCGTCGCAACCTGGCCAACATGACGACCTTCGGTATCGACGAGTTCTGGCTGCGGGCGATCGACTGTGGGCTGACACCAAAGCTGATCACCCTGGTCCCGCGGAACCGCTTGGACGCCCGATACGCCTATTACGCGCTGATCAAACCCTGA
- the ripC gene encoding peptidoglycan hydrolase RipC: MTSCVRAVVHGVTAPSHRLVAALLSILILSTGVVAADVRADPAADALAQLNELSREAEQTTEAMHSAQLSLDAAGAAQDVAERRNVDDLVAVTAARADLTTYQGAVDEVAAAEYMGGPTDGLTGILTANSPQQLIDQLAVKNAMSTEMATTMRRFRESRARADTAERASATSASEARTAAEQASAVRAELQAKQSRLRSQIVAVKARYDALTPDQRAALAALPPPVDAPAPGPEVLAGGEIVPPIDGAPPAEVSAPDAVPPLGGGSGNAAVVQAALTRIGSPYSWGGSGPNAFDCSGLIMWAFQQTGKSLPHSSQSLATGGQPVSRDDLQPGDIVTFYSDVSHAGIYIGDGMMVHASTYGTPVRVAPVDSSPFHNARRY, encoded by the coding sequence ATGACCTCGTGTGTCCGCGCCGTGGTCCACGGCGTGACTGCGCCATCCCATCGTCTCGTCGCCGCCCTCCTGTCGATACTCATCCTGTCGACCGGTGTCGTCGCTGCCGATGTGCGAGCCGACCCCGCCGCCGACGCGCTGGCCCAACTAAACGAACTGTCGCGGGAGGCCGAACAGACCACCGAAGCCATGCATTCGGCACAACTCAGCCTCGATGCGGCGGGGGCGGCGCAGGACGTCGCCGAGCGAAGGAACGTCGATGACCTCGTCGCCGTGACGGCCGCCCGGGCCGACCTCACCACCTATCAGGGGGCCGTCGACGAGGTTGCCGCGGCCGAGTACATGGGTGGACCCACCGACGGGCTCACGGGCATTCTGACCGCGAATTCGCCGCAACAGCTGATCGACCAACTCGCCGTGAAGAACGCCATGAGCACCGAGATGGCCACGACGATGCGCCGCTTCCGCGAGTCCCGCGCACGGGCCGACACCGCGGAAAGGGCTTCGGCCACATCGGCTTCCGAGGCGCGCACTGCTGCTGAGCAGGCCAGCGCCGTCCGCGCCGAACTGCAGGCCAAGCAGAGTCGACTCCGGTCGCAGATCGTGGCGGTCAAGGCCCGATACGACGCCCTGACCCCCGACCAGCGGGCCGCGCTCGCAGCCCTCCCACCGCCCGTCGACGCACCAGCGCCGGGGCCTGAGGTGCTGGCCGGCGGCGAGATCGTCCCACCCATCGACGGTGCACCGCCGGCCGAGGTCAGCGCCCCCGACGCGGTACCTCCGTTGGGTGGGGGCTCCGGGAACGCGGCGGTCGTCCAAGCGGCCCTGACCCGCATCGGCTCCCCCTACTCGTGGGGTGGGTCTGGGCCGAACGCGTTCGACTGTTCGGGTCTGATCATGTGGGCGTTCCAGCAGACCGGCAAGTCGCTCCCGCATTCGAGTCAGTCGCTCGCCACCGGCGGTCAACCGGTCTCGCGAGACGACCTGCAGCCCGGGGACATCGTGACCTTCTACTCCGACGTGTCGCATGCGGGGATCTACATCGGGGACGGAATGATGGTGCACGCCTCGACCTACGGCACCCCGGTTCGCGTCGCGCCGGTGGATTCGTCGCCGTTCCACAACGCGCGCCGGTACTAG
- a CDS encoding winged helix-turn-helix domain-containing protein encodes MAEPIPGSGRLRAVVVDDRRPVVGSLAHFMQREQFVVHVTSSVDDTVQSALDHDPDVVVVDLAVPGLDAFEVCRQLRSVTNAYLVVLSARQRVLDAIGEPVAADVFIADPISPRELVARLRAMMRRPRSMPDTVPAASVKGSSRASSGLRIDVPRRRAHSDGIPLALTRIEFDVLAALAARPGVVLTRRQLVAAVWGDSRPISRALVEAHIGGLRRKLGDDPAAPRYVSTVRGSGYRLATS; translated from the coding sequence TTGGCGGAACCCATCCCGGGATCGGGTCGCCTTCGGGCGGTGGTCGTCGACGACCGCCGGCCCGTCGTGGGAAGCCTCGCCCACTTCATGCAGCGGGAGCAGTTCGTTGTTCACGTGACCAGCAGCGTCGATGACACGGTCCAGTCGGCGCTTGACCACGACCCCGACGTCGTCGTGGTCGATCTGGCGGTCCCTGGACTCGACGCGTTCGAGGTGTGTCGCCAGTTGCGTTCGGTGACCAACGCCTACCTCGTGGTGCTCTCGGCGCGTCAACGCGTCCTCGATGCCATCGGAGAACCGGTTGCGGCGGACGTATTCATCGCCGACCCGATCAGTCCACGCGAACTCGTCGCACGTCTACGCGCCATGATGCGCCGGCCGCGTTCGATGCCGGACACGGTGCCCGCCGCGTCGGTGAAGGGTTCGTCGCGAGCATCGAGCGGTCTGCGCATCGACGTTCCTCGCCGCCGCGCACATTCCGACGGGATTCCGTTGGCGCTCACTCGGATCGAGTTCGACGTGCTGGCGGCGCTGGCGGCACGGCCCGGTGTCGTTCTGACCCGGCGGCAGCTGGTGGCTGCGGTGTGGGGTGACTCGCGTCCGATCAGTCGGGCGCTCGTCGAGGCACACATCGGTGGGCTGCGCCGCAAGCTCGGTGACGACCCGGCGGCCCCGCGGTATGTGTCCACGGTGCGGGGAAGCGGCTACCGGCTTGCCACGTCATGA
- a CDS encoding polysaccharide deacetylase family protein: protein MTRREDGLWYAGSHRIRWLPLAALLAVVTLTGALMVVALKSQSADPDTVDCTRAKCVALTFDDGPTPFTDRLLRVLTGDDAKATFFLVGNKVAADPASARRIADAGMEIGNHTWEHANMSTVPVADIPDQLSKGTAAIAAATGRAPVLLRTAGGLINDAVLAEAKRQGLADINWDVIPFDWINDANTGATRYMLMTQITPGSVVLLHDTYSSTVDLVEQFIPVLKANGYHLVTVGHLLGPREPGSSYGSRVNGPPANDLTDIPTEQIPALPPTPSPAPARNLPITDIPNQNPGGPQ from the coding sequence ATGACACGGCGTGAGGACGGGCTCTGGTACGCCGGCTCGCATCGAATTCGGTGGCTCCCATTGGCCGCCTTGCTCGCGGTCGTCACCCTGACCGGGGCGCTGATGGTCGTGGCTTTAAAAAGCCAATCCGCCGATCCGGACACGGTCGACTGCACCCGCGCCAAGTGCGTGGCCCTGACCTTCGACGACGGACCCACCCCGTTCACCGACCGGCTCCTTCGAGTCCTGACCGGGGACGACGCGAAGGCCACGTTCTTCCTGGTGGGCAACAAGGTTGCCGCCGACCCGGCGAGCGCGCGACGCATCGCCGATGCGGGGATGGAGATCGGCAACCACACCTGGGAACACGCCAACATGTCCACCGTTCCGGTCGCCGACATTCCCGATCAGCTGTCCAAGGGCACCGCAGCCATTGCCGCCGCCACCGGTCGGGCGCCCGTGCTGTTGCGGACCGCCGGTGGTTTGATCAATGATGCGGTGCTCGCCGAAGCGAAACGGCAAGGCCTGGCTGACATCAACTGGGATGTCATCCCCTTCGACTGGATCAACGACGCCAACACCGGCGCCACCCGGTACATGCTGATGACTCAGATCACCCCCGGGTCGGTGGTGTTGCTGCACGACACCTACTCGAGCACCGTGGACCTCGTCGAGCAGTTCATTCCGGTGCTGAAGGCCAACGGCTATCACCTGGTCACCGTCGGCCATCTGCTCGGCCCCCGCGAGCCTGGGAGCAGCTACGGCAGCCGGGTCAACGGCCCGCCGGCCAATGACCTCACCGACATCCCAACCGAACAGATCCCCGCCCTTCCGCCCACGCCGTCACCCGCACCTGCGCGAAACCTGCCGATCACCGACATCCCGAACCAGAACCCCGGCGGTCCCCAGTGA
- a CDS encoding multicopper oxidase family protein, with protein sequence MTRPAPHRLRLSRRELLAAGATIAGGILLPGCARTPGPSATGQADIDTVEAARPHTGRTVTTTLTAEPAVLDLGGTRASTLAYGTDLPGPLIRANVGDELAITLVNQLTHPTSLHCHGVALRNDMDGASPATPNVEPGGNFTYRFSVPHPGTYWAHPHTGLDADRGLYLPLIVDDPDEPGDYDAEWIVVLDDWTDGIGKTPEQIWSDLSGSGSGAHDDMPGMGAMPTMEGVGTSTLLGGDAGDVNYPYSLINGRIPSAATVFTARPGQRIRLRIINAGSDTAFRVALAGHSMTVTHTDGYPVVPADVDALLLGMGERYDAIITAGDGVFALVAMPEGKNGLARALLSTGAGTGPYAGYQPPEMTGRVGTAAMFAATEAASFPAGAPDTSLTAELTGSMMTYDWSINGVTFPDAPPMTVQQGQRVSLTFRNSTTMWHPMHLHGHTFQIVRPDGSLGARKDTAIVLPKQTVSTTFIADNPGVWMMHCHNTYHQEAGMMTSVDYTT encoded by the coding sequence ATGACCCGACCCGCGCCGCATCGGCTCCGCCTGAGCCGACGGGAACTCCTGGCCGCCGGAGCCACCATCGCCGGCGGCATTCTGCTCCCCGGCTGCGCTAGGACGCCTGGTCCCTCCGCCACCGGGCAGGCCGACATCGACACCGTCGAGGCCGCGCGGCCACACACCGGACGCACCGTGACGACGACACTCACCGCCGAACCCGCGGTCCTCGACCTGGGCGGCACCCGCGCCAGCACACTGGCCTACGGCACCGACCTTCCCGGCCCACTCATCCGCGCCAACGTTGGTGACGAACTCGCCATCACCCTGGTCAACCAGCTCACCCATCCAACGTCGCTGCACTGTCACGGCGTCGCTCTGCGCAACGACATGGACGGCGCCTCCCCGGCCACCCCCAACGTCGAGCCCGGAGGTAACTTCACCTACCGCTTCTCGGTGCCACATCCGGGAACGTACTGGGCGCACCCGCACACCGGCCTCGATGCCGACCGAGGCTTGTACCTACCGCTCATCGTCGACGACCCCGACGAGCCGGGCGACTACGACGCGGAGTGGATCGTCGTCCTCGACGACTGGACCGACGGGATCGGCAAGACGCCCGAGCAGATCTGGAGCGATCTGTCCGGCAGCGGATCTGGTGCGCACGACGACATGCCGGGCATGGGTGCGATGCCCACGATGGAGGGCGTGGGCACCAGCACGTTGCTCGGCGGGGACGCCGGGGACGTGAACTACCCCTACTCCTTGATCAACGGCCGAATCCCCTCTGCAGCAACGGTGTTCACCGCCAGGCCTGGACAGCGGATCCGGCTCCGGATCATCAATGCCGGGTCGGACACCGCGTTCCGCGTCGCACTGGCCGGCCACTCCATGACGGTCACCCACACCGACGGATATCCGGTCGTCCCGGCCGACGTCGACGCGTTGCTGCTGGGGATGGGTGAGCGCTACGACGCGATCATCACCGCCGGCGACGGTGTCTTTGCGCTCGTGGCCATGCCCGAGGGGAAGAACGGGTTGGCGCGGGCTCTGCTGTCCACCGGCGCGGGCACTGGACCCTACGCCGGATATCAGCCACCCGAGATGACTGGCCGCGTCGGCACGGCGGCGATGTTCGCCGCTACGGAAGCCGCATCGTTTCCCGCCGGTGCGCCCGACACCTCTCTGACCGCGGAACTGACCGGGTCCATGATGACCTACGACTGGTCGATCAACGGGGTCACCTTCCCCGACGCCCCACCCATGACGGTTCAGCAGGGCCAACGAGTCAGCCTGACCTTCCGCAATTCCACGACGATGTGGCATCCGATGCACCTGCACGGACACACGTTTCAGATCGTTCGACCCGACGGCAGTCTGGGTGCCCGCAAGGACACCGCGATCGTGCTGCCGAAGCAAACGGTGAGCACGACGTTCATCGCGGACAACCCTGGCGTGTGGATGATGCACTGCCACAACACCTATCACCAAGAGGCCGGCATGATGACCAGTGTCGACTACACGACCTGA
- the ripA gene encoding NlpC/P60 family peptidoglycan endopeptidase RipA: MANRWNPSRTVSMVAAAAMVALVIAPIPARGEPGPVSGGAETVSALIVRVAEADQRLQHLGAQIQDHQEGVNKAIAEVQTARDAAERARRDVETSQRAVREANTAIATAQQRFDTFAAAAYVNGPSDSYLTAASPQDVIGAAGTGQALQISFEKTRADLARARTAAANEESEARAARRRADEAAAQARTSMDAAVRTLTETQRQFGAQQAEVDQVAEQRRTARARLDAARIRPTASGTVTSNRTGTAIGPPTEPTAAADWDRATPHASAAAAPSGISQWDTTLPMVPSAIVAGDPVAIINMVLQISSTSAQLTADLGRKFLTTIGILPRASAAADPGITNGRIPRVYGRQASEYVIRRAMSQLGVPYSWGGGNANGPSRGIDQGAGTVGFDCSGLYLYAFAGVGIKLDHYSGSQYNAGRKIPSSQMRRGDLIFYGPSASQHEAMYLGNGQMLEAPYTGSTVKISPVRTSGMTPYVTRLIEY, encoded by the coding sequence ATGGCAAACAGGTGGAACCCGAGCCGCACCGTGTCGATGGTCGCCGCCGCCGCCATGGTGGCCTTGGTGATTGCCCCCATCCCTGCGCGCGGGGAACCGGGACCAGTCAGCGGGGGTGCCGAAACGGTGTCCGCGTTGATCGTCCGGGTAGCCGAGGCGGATCAACGGCTGCAGCACCTTGGTGCCCAGATTCAGGATCACCAGGAAGGTGTGAACAAGGCGATTGCCGAGGTTCAGACTGCGCGCGACGCGGCCGAGAGGGCACGCCGCGACGTGGAGACCAGCCAGCGCGCAGTGCGCGAGGCCAACACTGCCATCGCCACGGCGCAGCAGCGGTTCGACACCTTCGCTGCCGCGGCCTACGTCAACGGCCCGTCCGATTCCTATCTGACGGCGGCCAGTCCTCAGGACGTCATCGGTGCCGCCGGTACGGGCCAGGCGCTGCAGATCAGCTTCGAGAAGACCAGGGCCGACCTTGCGCGGGCGCGCACCGCGGCGGCCAACGAGGAATCTGAGGCTCGGGCCGCTCGACGACGAGCAGACGAGGCTGCGGCGCAGGCCCGAACCAGCATGGACGCCGCGGTCAGGACGTTGACCGAGACGCAACGCCAGTTCGGTGCCCAGCAGGCCGAGGTGGATCAGGTCGCCGAGCAGCGCCGAACGGCCCGGGCCCGGCTGGACGCGGCTCGCATCCGGCCAACCGCGAGCGGGACTGTGACGTCGAACCGCACCGGGACGGCGATCGGGCCGCCCACCGAGCCCACTGCCGCCGCCGACTGGGACCGGGCGACCCCGCACGCTTCCGCGGCTGCGGCGCCCTCCGGTATCAGCCAGTGGGACACCACGCTGCCCATGGTGCCCAGCGCGATCGTTGCCGGTGATCCCGTCGCCATCATCAACATGGTGCTTCAGATCTCGTCCACGTCAGCGCAACTCACCGCCGACCTGGGCCGCAAGTTCTTGACCACGATCGGAATCCTGCCCCGGGCCAGCGCGGCCGCCGACCCTGGCATCACCAACGGACGCATCCCGCGGGTGTATGGACGCCAAGCGTCCGAATACGTCATCCGTCGCGCGATGTCGCAGCTCGGCGTGCCCTACTCATGGGGCGGCGGGAACGCCAACGGCCCTTCCAGGGGCATCGACCAGGGCGCGGGAACGGTCGGGTTCGACTGCTCGGGGCTCTACCTGTACGCCTTCGCCGGAGTAGGCATCAAGCTCGACCACTACTCGGGTTCGCAATACAACGCCGGCCGCAAGATCCCCTCATCGCAAATGCGGCGCGGCGACCTCATCTTCTACGGGCCCAGCGCCAGCCAGCACGAAGCCATGTACCTGGGCAACGGCCAGATGCTGGAAGCGCCCTACACCGGGTCGACGGTCAAGATCTCCCCCGTGCGGACCAGCGGCATGACCCCCTACGTCACCAGGCTCATCGAATACTGA
- a CDS encoding BlaI/MecI/CopY family transcriptional regulator produces the protein MRVRGFGELEAVVMDRVWDRAEVCTVRDVFDELAADRVIAYTTVLSTMDNLHRKGWLERERVGKAYHYRPAMTREEHSAKLMRNAFESGGDTNLVLSHFLDQMNDAESAQVKSTLRRFINRRASS, from the coding sequence GTGCGAGTTCGGGGTTTCGGAGAACTCGAGGCCGTCGTCATGGACCGAGTATGGGATCGCGCCGAGGTCTGCACGGTCCGCGACGTCTTCGACGAACTCGCCGCAGACCGGGTGATCGCCTACACCACCGTGCTCTCGACGATGGACAATCTGCACCGCAAGGGGTGGCTGGAACGCGAACGGGTCGGCAAGGCTTACCACTACCGTCCCGCGATGACCCGGGAAGAGCATTCCGCCAAGTTGATGCGCAACGCCTTTGAATCCGGTGGGGACACCAACCTGGTGCTGTCGCACTTCCTCGATCAGATGAACGACGCCGAATCGGCGCAGGTCAAGTCCACCCTTCGCCGCTTCATCAATCGTCGGGCCAGCTCATGA
- a CDS encoding M56 family metallopeptidase has product MSVAAGLLLYAAVMSWWGPRVLAKITTRGINPLLGVTAWLTAIVGVLGAWAAAMIVLALDAADALSNSVVRTMCLEFLGHLGQIDMARPVAATIAVVLIGTSLALSLVFGLRIVATLRTLRTTSQEHAMAARVVGRPTAWRDVFVVDADQAAAYCVSGRPRAIVVTSAALASLEDDQLAAVLAHEYAHLTGRHHQLLMVLRAAAAGLPSLPLLAAGPDAVSRLLEMNADDSAARRHGRHPLLCGMAALVGRPTVPAAALGAAHTAVLDRAARLAAPAPAGVRWRDRVTLWAAISLTIAVPVFTSALCHH; this is encoded by the coding sequence ATGAGTGTCGCGGCGGGCCTCCTGCTGTACGCCGCGGTGATGAGTTGGTGGGGTCCCCGCGTGCTGGCCAAGATCACCACTCGCGGAATCAACCCACTCCTTGGCGTGACCGCCTGGCTCACCGCGATCGTCGGCGTCCTGGGTGCCTGGGCGGCAGCGATGATCGTGTTGGCGCTCGACGCCGCGGACGCCCTCTCCAACAGTGTCGTCAGGACGATGTGTCTGGAGTTCCTCGGCCACCTCGGCCAGATCGACATGGCGCGCCCCGTCGCGGCGACCATCGCCGTCGTCCTCATCGGCACGTCCCTGGCGTTGTCGCTCGTGTTCGGTCTGCGCATCGTCGCGACGCTGCGCACGCTCCGGACGACCAGCCAGGAACACGCCATGGCAGCCCGCGTCGTCGGTCGGCCCACCGCATGGCGCGACGTGTTCGTCGTCGACGCCGACCAGGCCGCGGCCTACTGCGTATCAGGGCGTCCGCGCGCCATCGTCGTCACCAGCGCGGCGCTGGCAAGCCTCGAAGACGACCAACTGGCCGCCGTGCTGGCCCATGAGTACGCACACCTGACCGGTCGCCACCACCAGCTGTTGATGGTGTTGCGTGCCGCCGCCGCCGGACTGCCCTCGCTGCCGCTGCTGGCCGCCGGGCCCGACGCGGTGTCACGGCTTCTGGAGATGAACGCCGACGACAGCGCGGCTCGCCGCCACGGCCGGCACCCCCTGCTGTGCGGCATGGCGGCGCTCGTCGGCCGGCCCACGGTTCCAGCGGCAGCCCTCGGCGCAGCCCACACCGCCGTACTCGACCGCGCAGCCCGCCTGGCTGCGCCCGCTCCTGCCGGTGTGCGGTGGCGCGATCGGGTCACGCTGTGGGCGGCGATCAGCTTGACGATCGCGGTCCCGGTCTTCACCAGCGCGCTCTGCCACCACTGA
- a CDS encoding DUF6153 family protein, whose product MNARGVAPLPAVARLLLLVVLLGGIVTMHAVTFTLGHDHDAQPAMAATSQHHTASGHAAPASSPCDGDDCGQQHTGLHGCVFIMTAIAIIAGLAMLCWIGTRNAVLIAPKIRRSNRRRQRAPPWTVLTLHQLSILRV is encoded by the coding sequence ATGAACGCGCGTGGTGTGGCACCGTTGCCCGCCGTTGCGCGACTCCTGCTCCTGGTGGTCCTGCTGGGTGGAATCGTCACCATGCACGCCGTGACGTTCACACTCGGCCACGACCACGACGCGCAGCCCGCGATGGCGGCGACGAGCCAGCATCACACCGCCAGTGGGCACGCCGCCCCGGCGTCCTCGCCCTGCGACGGCGACGACTGCGGCCAGCAACACACCGGGCTGCATGGCTGCGTCTTCATCATGACTGCCATCGCGATCATCGCCGGTCTGGCGATGCTGTGCTGGATCGGAACCCGCAACGCAGTGCTCATCGCGCCGAAGATTCGGCGCAGTAACCGCCGCCGTCAACGTGCACCCCCCTGGACCGTCCTAACCCTTCACCAACTGTCGATTCTGCGGGTCTGA
- a CDS encoding DUF305 domain-containing protein encodes MFSSTIAVRSTVLAAAVAAALTVAGCTDTASDTSASPTVSSSTGMSGSMPGMDHGGSSASAAPSATRTDFNDADVMFLQMMYPHHAQAVDMAKLVPSRSQNQQVITLAQNIEKAQGPEMTQMTGLLTSFGKPAPSTEMSGHDMPGMAGMPGMMSAEQMTNLTGLSGKAFDQVWLQMMIDHHSGAIDMSATELRDGTNPDAKKLAQAIIANQQAEITQMRGMLGS; translated from the coding sequence ATGTTCAGTTCCACCATCGCCGTCAGGTCCACCGTCCTCGCAGCCGCCGTCGCGGCAGCCCTGACCGTCGCCGGCTGTACCGACACCGCATCCGACACCTCGGCATCCCCGACCGTCTCCAGTTCCACCGGGATGAGCGGATCGATGCCCGGAATGGATCACGGCGGCTCGTCGGCGTCAGCGGCGCCGAGTGCCACCCGCACCGACTTCAACGACGCCGACGTGATGTTCTTGCAGATGATGTACCCCCATCACGCGCAGGCCGTCGACATGGCCAAGCTCGTGCCGAGCCGATCCCAGAATCAGCAGGTCATCACGCTGGCTCAGAACATCGAGAAGGCTCAAGGGCCCGAGATGACGCAGATGACCGGCCTGCTCACGAGTTTCGGCAAGCCGGCGCCGTCGACGGAGATGTCCGGTCATGACATGCCCGGGATGGCAGGCATGCCAGGGATGATGTCCGCAGAGCAGATGACCAACCTGACGGGGCTGTCGGGCAAGGCGTTCGACCAGGTGTGGCTGCAGATGATGATCGACCATCACAGCGGCGCCATCGACATGTCCGCCACCGAGCTGCGCGACGGCACCAACCCGGATGCCAAGAAGCTGGCCCAGGCCATCATCGCCAATCAGCAGGCGGAGATCACCCAAATGCGGGGCATGCTCGGGAGCTAA
- a CDS encoding metal-sensitive transcriptional regulator, with translation MEHAAPGYLQSKDAHLKRLSRIEGQVRGLARMVENDSYCIDVLTQISAATKALESVALALLDEHLTHCVSAAVQQGGDIADQKISEASAAIARLVRS, from the coding sequence ATGGAACACGCCGCACCCGGATACCTCCAGTCCAAGGACGCCCACCTCAAACGCCTCAGCCGCATCGAAGGACAGGTTCGCGGGTTAGCGCGGATGGTGGAGAACGACAGTTACTGCATCGACGTCCTCACCCAGATCTCGGCCGCCACCAAGGCCCTGGAATCCGTGGCGCTCGCGCTCCTCGACGAGCACCTCACCCATTGCGTCAGCGCCGCGGTCCAACAAGGCGGCGACATCGCTGATCAAAAAATCAGCGAGGCGTCGGCGGCCATCGCCCGCCTCGTCCGCTCCTGA